The Apodemus sylvaticus chromosome 12, mApoSyl1.1, whole genome shotgun sequence genome segment ACTCACATCATAAAGTTGTACAGTTGCTATGCTCCAAATAAACAAGGGTTAGTAATTTGCACAAACCTTTAAACTGGGATTTGAAAACAGATTTCCCTGACTTAAAACTGTTTTACAGAAAACATCAACAGCAGAACTCTATTACACAAGCCTCAACATCACAGGCCTTACAGGAGACCACTGTGACAGAGATGACACTGGGGAGTCCTGACATCACTTGACCTCCAGCCTGGTCCAATTTAACCTAGAAAAAGTCCAATGTCCACATACGCCACGAGAGGGAGCTAAATCCTACAAACTTGACTAAGACTCCAGAGATGTTAAATGTCTTACTTGGATCCGGACTCTCTTCAAAAGGATTAGTTTGAATAAACATTTTGCCACGATAGCTCTTTCTAGGAAATAGATCTGACCTACCTCTACTCTGTTTCAAACCTTCAAAGGGTACGTAACATGGACAACTTAACAGAACTCCTCAGGACACACCTCCTTCCACAGGCAACTCTGCTTCCCTAGTCTCCCAGCATCCCCTTTCTCCATGCTTCCCTTTCTAAAATGTGCTGTCTCTTCTGTCCCTGTTGCGCTTCCCCCGGTCCATTCTGTTCAACAACAAACCATGTTTCTTAATCCACATGTCAGCTAACTCCTAACCTTGTTTCTCCTCTACCAACCATGACAAAAACTGTATCTTCTGTTTGAAGTGAACATCCCCAGCTCCCTGGGGTACTAAGAGGTCCCAGGAGACTCTGCTTTATAGGTGTGTACGTGCCCAGCCCTGCCAGGGAATAAACTCTTGTGTGCTCCTAAGGGCTCCTAATTAAAGCCATCCACCTGCGGCTCATTTCAGGCGGCACCTTTAGAGGATAGGAAGCCAAGTTcatcaagatattttaaattcttcACTCCAGGCACTTTCAACTCAAAACATGTTGCAGATCAAGCCAAGGTAGTGGCTCATGTCTACAGCATCAACACTTAGAGGTATTAGCCAGAAGATcagtagttcaaggccagccttcgCTGCACAGGGAGTAAGGCCAACCTCACCTATATAAGACCGGCTATCTTCAGCCCTTACGCATACCCCCCTCCCTGCAAACACCCCAGTATTAATCAGTGTTCTAGCTGAAGAAACTATATCAGACTTACCATCTTACTTAAATAAAGGATGAAGGAATACAGGGAATCAAATGCACTTCCCAGAGGTGGGACAGCCGCTGGCTCCTCTGCAATTGTCTCTAGTTGTTCTTGTACATCTCCAACCCTGACAGGACCACCTTCCATTATAGGACCTAAAAGGGGGCAACAGacaacatattttcttttgtgctttaGAAGAagaatttttctcttcatttgaaTGTTCACAGAGTGCCCTCTAAATATCAGTCACTaattgtcatggtttgaatatgctttggcccagggagtggcactattaggaggtgtgaccttgttacaGTAGGTGTGCTACTGTGGGTTCGGACTTTAAGAACCCCATCCTAGTTGTCTGGATGTtagtattctcctagcagccttcaaataaagatgtagaactctcagctcctcctgcaccatgcctgcctggatgctgccatgctcccaccttgatgataatggactgaacctttgaacctgtaagccagccccaattaaatgtccttataagacttgtcttggtcatggtgtctgttcacctAAGCATAGAACATTTGAGACTCCTAAGGAAAATTGCACAGAGAAGAGCAAAGCCTCTAGGATCTTAACTGGATCCATCAGACCCTTCAGTTATAAAAATAAGATCAtccccagtctgcttccaggtacACCATCAGATCCCGTGTCCATTCAGGGgaactgaaaacaaaacccaatattTAAACATTATTCATGTAGACAGAATTGCCAGGCAAAGCTTGCTTTTAATCCCTGGGCTCAGGAAGCAAAGGTAGAAGaatatctatgagttcaaggtcaacctggtttACAGCGACCAGCACTATCAAACAAAACCATAGAGACACACTCAGAGTCAGCAAATTGACTTGGTAATGGCAGAACACTGTATTGGAGACTTTAGGAGAGGTGGGAAAGAATGAGCCTGGGGCCCAACAAGATGGCTCGGGAAGAGTGCGTGTGGCCAAGCGGAATGACCTCAGTTTGGTCCCTCCAACCCACATATCAGGAAAAAGTCTTGTAGATAGACTACACTAAGGCTTAGCATGGCTGGCGTGTAGCAGGTAGTTAATATTTGCTGTATGCACAGGAGACCACtacataaaatacagaaaatgctAGGAATGATGAAAAAGAATTTCTTCTGGCTTAAGTCTTTTGTGAAGGAAGGAACATCCAGTTATACCTGAGAGATTCCACACAAGGGAGTGATGGGGCAGGGGTGGATTTCAGCTTGAGTTACATGAGCCTTGCATGGGTTGTCAACAGCAGTTCATGAGAGGCTGGACTGTACCCTCTTGGGGTCTCTTCCAACCTTAAAACCCAGTTCACTCTCGACCTAGGACTGACAATCGGTGACGTGTTCCCAGTTAGGTCAGCATCATAGCACCTGAGGGGTGTGCAGTGACCCTGGAAGACTTGCCTAGAAAGGTGTCTGGGCACTGTGTGGGGCTGGGGGAGATCTAAAGCAGACATCCTGTTTCTAGTTCTGTAAGAACAACTTTTCCCAATCCTGAAGGTTTTGAGCAAAAGAGCAGTGAGTCTCAATGGTACCTGACTTGTTTTCTGTAAACAGGACCTTTCTACATTAAAAAGAATCTGGAGGATGTTTCACAAGACTACAGTGCCCGCTGGGACATGGGAGACCCCTGGTATATCATTCCTTCTCGGCTCAGCTAAAGTTCTCTCCACTGCGACATTTAGTGTACATTGTGTATTCCCTGGAAAGCAGGGGATGTTACCCTAGTGACACTGAACCCTTCATTTCTACAGATTAAGGCTACAGCTATGCtccacgctcacacacacacacacacacactcacacagacacacacactagtgcTGTAATTGGCAGTTGGCAGTCAGTGGTAACACTAACCTACCATGCAGGAGGCCTTGAGTGTGGTCCCCAGCACTGGACCACCCCACAAAAGAAACCCCAGTAATGACAGCCTCATGATACTGTATTAGATAGCAAGATAGCAAACTAGCACAATAGAGCACCTGGTTTACTAGTGAGATAAGAGTCAGTGATACAACAGTGAAAAAACCACTAATACCATTACTGAAGATgtttagaacaaaaacaaaaaagaactttctGTCTGCTACCAATAGGTCCTGTGCTGTAATCAAGTATTTACAGTCACACCTGTCAGTCCAGTATGGACTGTCATTCCCCTGTTATTTCCTAAAAGCATACCATGGGAAGACACCTGGATACCTCACAGTATTTTTTAAAGCTGTATTTGCCTCATTTAGGCAATAAATCCAGAAAACATCTGAATTGCACTGTAGCCACTCAAAGGAATGGGAACTGACCGGGAAACCAGGACCATGACGCTGAGACTCTTAACTAGTTCCCCTCAGCCTGTCCCGGGGCTTGTCTCATACATCTTGCTGTCCCCAGGCTGCACTTCATGTGCTCTTGTCTGATGGGATGCTGTGCTTCAGAGTATGTGGCCTTTGAAGGACAGGAGCTGAGTTTTATACTGAAATCATTTACAGTGGCTGGGCACAGCCAGACACTGGTTTGCACATTAATAATGGCCCCTGGCTTCGTTCTTGTTTTTGATCTTCATGCATCtgaactcttgcttttctctgtCACTTGTGCAACCTTTTAGAAACTTATACATACCTGAATTGGTCTGACTTTCCTACCTTTAAGAATAAATATTCTATCAGGACTTCTTTACAATACACCCCTACTTCATAGAGAAAATCTATAAGACTTACCTAGATCTAAGTCTTTCTCGGTATTTGGCTTCTGTGATACCTCTGAGGCACTTGTGTACTCAGTCACAGGTTGATCCAAGGCATCAGGGTCCTCTAGATGCTTCACACTGGTCACAGGCTGATCCAAAGGATCAGGATCCTCCTGCACATTGAGGTCCCCTGTATTTTCTTGTGGTAAGCTGTCTTGCTGGGGTGGCTGCATCTCTGGAGAAGACCACATAAAGAGAGCTTGATCAGATACATTGTGGATCACCCAGCTGACCGGTGCTCCCTCATCACCGGCCCAATGTCCTGGATCCCGTGTGCGCAGGTAAAGAGAAGCAAGAGCTTTAACTTCTTTCATACTGACCGACAATAACTGAAGTACAGATTTACAAAGAAGCCTTCACTTCAAAGCATTTCGTAAATGCATTCATGACAGACACTTCATCGACTTGCCGTGACAAACCAGAATATGCCTACAGAGCCCTGCCGAGGGGAACTCCAATCCAACAGAGAATACAGGAACATGTGAACAGCCTTCCTCATGCACAGGCAGTTGGTCTCATAGAGTCCATATAGAGAAGAGCATTCTGCACATGGGCAGCTTGCAAGCGTGACTTTAGAACACTGTTGAGAACTGTTGTGAGTACTAAGCCACAGTGGGCCCATCTCCTGAGTGCATAGCACACTATGACACACGAGGAAGATCATTTCTTTGCAGCCTCATCTTTTACCCCCCAAAATTATtagtttctatattttttaatttatcttattttacatgtttggatattttgtctgcatgtatgtgtgtataccatgtaCATATGGTGCCCAGAAGGTAGAAAGCAGGTATCAGATCTCTTAGAACTGCAAGTATAattatgagctgtcatgtgggtgctgaaaactgaactcaggtcctctgcaagagcagcagtgtTCTTAATCGCTgtgccatccctccagcctcaaGGTTCCATTCTTAACCAAAAgcttcagttttaaaatatgctcACTTCTCCCAATTCTCAGGAAAATTAGCACTCTAGGAAGACAGGTGCCTATAACTACACTGGATACCATTTTCCTTCAATACAGCTACTTCCATCTGCAAGCGTGGCTACACTGAATACAACACGTATAGGAATCAGAAACTTATGCCAGGGTATCCTGGGGTTAGCTCAATAAATACATACCTCTATTTGTCCAGTGCTATAGGGAAACTTACCCTGGCTCCATCCTTGGCTAACCTAACCTAAAACCCCTAGGGCCCAGTAATGCGTGACTGGAGTAAGCTGCTGTCCCTAAGAAGTACGAGATAACAGGACACCCACAAAAGATAAAAAGTACTATTACAGTTACTATGAAAATCAAGAAACTACAAACAAGTCTGCCATCTGACCCACCCCCGAGTGTTCACCCAATGGACTCCAAGACAACCTAACTCGGAGATAGACACACATCAATGTTTACTGTAACTCTAGTCATGACTACTGAGTTATGGAAGCAACCTGGATGTCTGACGACATAGGGACAGACAAAGAAAGTGTGGGACGTGGTAGTCTTTTCTGTCCTAAGGATGAATGAAGTTATGTCACTTTCAGGAAGATGGAAGCAGCTGGAATGTTAAGTAAGTCTGTCTCCAAAGGACACACACCACAGGTCCTCCCGTGGATCTTGGGATTTATATAGGTATAAAAGAATCAGTTATGTATATATGACATGAAAATTGAATGTACCTGTGTAGGGGAGCATGGAAGGCTGACTGGATGGGGAGGGCTGGGAAAGGGCGGGTAACGGGGCGTAGAGAAGGGCTTGCTTGAAGTACAGTGCATATTCTAAATGCTATAGAAGCAGTACAAGTGCTGAGTATATGCCTTTGCAGATAACCACATGAGGAAATCATGTTCATAAAGCCCCTTTTATAGCCTTACATGAGAGCGGGGCTGTTAACAGCTTTACTTGgtaatttgttttcttggttatatatatttcttgtaaagtttttatAAAGTTTCCCTTTGAAGATGAAAACCAGTTTCAGCTgtcttatggaagaaaaattgGTATGGGGGAGAGGGGCAATCCGACTTCATGCTCAGCCTAAAGGAAGCTGGAAGGGGATGCTCTGTAGGTCTAGACCCTCCCCTTCAGACACTCCTTTAGAACTGTGACTAGAATTTTACAAACAGGAAATGGAACACTTTAGAATATCCCACCCCACAcatatcccacccccacccccacttctgcaGACTGTCTCCACAAGGTCAGGCAGGTACTTTACCTTCTTCTCCTGGTCCAGCCCAGCCTTCCTCCAGAGGTGAAGGTGTGACTAATGGGGCAGTCTCCACTCCAGAGTATTGGTACCTGACAAAATAGATCAGGTCTTGTATGTCATCCAacacctcagcttcttccaacagactgttctcttttgagcccaGGTCCCTATTTTTGGTCACTCGTGCATCAAGCATTTTCTCTGCCATACTTAGAATTAGTGACTCAGAGGCACGGAAGACTTTATCTAGGACTTTCTCCACGTTGTATGGCAGGCTGTCCCGGTGCGCTGATCTCAGCTTTATCGACATGTCTTGAAGCAAGCCCTCCAGGTCACGAACCTCAAAGTACTTCAGGAAACGGTAGAGGGACTGTTGGTCGTCCTTGAAGAAGCTGTTTATGATAGGCAAGTCTTCCCTTATAGTCTTGAGCACTATGTCAGGAATTTCATGTGTAGCTCGCTGGGACCTGTCATCCCCAAGGTCTTCAGCATCAGTCCCCTGGCTTCCTGAGATTCCACGCTCCTTGGTATCTTCTGGCTCCCCTTCTGAGATTTCTTCTCCCCCAGGGTCTTCAAGTCCCAAGGTGTTGACTAGTTCTTCCTCGGGGTTGTCTTGTTGTAAGTCATTAGAATTTTTACTCAGAACAGCTTCCCCGGAGCCTGGAGTCTGAGGCACCGTCTCATCACGAAGGCTGTGGACTTGAGAGGGCCTCTGGGCTCTCACATCTGCCAGATGGCTCTCTTCACCACCCACCTCCACACTGTGACCCGACTCCTTGCCCATGCCGCCTGCCTCTTCGAATGTGGTTTCACTCTTTTTTCCAGTCTCCAAAATCATATTagctgcttgtttggttttttcagTGTTAAGATTAAGGGTCCCCAGAATTACTTTTTCAAAAACTTGAGAATTCATCTCTGAGCTCCCGTCGTGAGCGCTGGGGTAGTTTTCCCTAGACTGCTGTGCGCTCGCAGCATTCTCATCCTCCAGCAGCCCCTCGGGGGGAGAGTCATCCTCCTCCTCCGCGTCGGGCCTTCCAGGTCGGACACTCAACACATCCGGGCTCTCAGCCTCCTGTGTCCTTTGTACGGCCTGGGGTGGCTCCACATCTGCCGGGTCttccctgctctctccctctggAAACCCTGCCTTCTCATCCGCATGCTTACTGACTACAGCAGCTATGTCTCGCTCTTGCTGCCAAGAAAGATTTCTTCCTGAAATAGGAACCTTTTCCCCCAGTTCTCTTAAAAGACCCGTTTCCTCTGGAGGGGAGGATCTAGGTTGATTCTGAGTTTTAAGACCTGGTTCTAGAAATCCCTCCTGCTGGTCTGCTTTTGGTCCCCTGACAGAAATGTCTGGGACCTCTGTCCTGCCTGTGGATACATCAGGCTTATTTCCCCTGAGAGGGGCGACACCCAAGGCTTTGGGCTTGTTACTTTCCGTCACTGAACTCCCCGCAGCTCTGTGTACTGACTGACTCTCCAAGTCATCTCTCTGGATCTCTCTGGTCTTGTCTTCGTGGAGTGTTTCCTTTGAGATATGGATAACTGGTTCTTttaggtcattttcttttttttcaaagactgCTTTTAGTGTAAAGTCTTTGCCCGTCTCAGCAGCTGGCAGAGGGTTGGGTTTGCTACTCTGAAGACGATAAGCACTCACCGTTTCTGACTTGGCACCCTCTGATTCTGCCTGGGGATGTACCAGGCCTCTCCTGgattcctgtatttccttttcttctcctgtaaTGACAAGTTCTGGGTCTGTTTCTGAGTCCTTGGCATCATTTGTTTTGGGTTCTTCTATAAAAATATCATCACCTTCATCCTCACGGTCTGTATAGCCAGCTGTTGACCGTGGCTTCCTCTGATGGCTAGGTGAAACtaacacctcctcctcctcctcgatAGATCTGTCTAAATCCACCACACCCGTTTTTCCTTCACGTCCTGTGACAACAGAAAAGGAAGTATCCCCCCACGGTGTCAATACATCTTTACTGTCATCTCGGATGCCAGGAGGTGGAGTGGGTTCAACTTTATCCTCTTCACTCAAGTTCTGATCCTTATCTGTTAAATATTTCTCTATCATGGGCTTCTGGGGGGCTTTCTCATCTTTGTCTGAAAAGGTTAGTAATGGCACCTCCTCAGAGCTGTCTGTGTTCTCCTCCTCGTCATCCTCCATTGGGTAATACTCAGCATCCAGCTCTTCATCGAAACCATCTTCTAATGACGTGACAAGTCTGGTTGCCTCATCGTCAGACACGAGGGCATCGGCCGTTGAGCCAAACTTGGTTTTCAGGTCAAGACTCATTTCTGTTTTCAGGACTTTGTAAGCATCTGTCTTCTGCTCCACTAAAACGGGAGAACTATTGCCAGTTCTGTTTTCACTTCCGGGCACTTTTAATTTATCGTGCAGAATTTCTTCAAAAGTATCCGATGAAGACTGCACTCCCTGAGCGTTAGCCGCTGGGCTGTTGGCATGAGGGTGGTTCTCCTGAGCTGAGGACTGTCCCTGCAGTTCCTCAGTGCTCTCTGAGAAAGCACCTTCTCCACCCTCTGAATCAGCTCTGACAGCCTTGGGCTCTGGTGGAGGGTCAAGTTCAGGCTCTCGAGACCCCTCAGGAGATTTCTCTCTGTGCTGAGAAACTTCTTCAGCTTTCTCTGACTCTTCAGGTACAGAGTGCTCCAGTTCCAAAGATCCTAAAAGTTCCTCTACATTATAACTATTAAAATCATCTCTTCCTCCTTCAAAGCAGACAAAGTCTGTCTCCTGTATGGGGGAAAACAAAGACATTAGCATTTCAACAACAGTGTCCCAAGAGCAACTCTTATTCATCCCAGTGATAGAGATAAGGCAGGTTCTAGGAGGGCTTAGAGGCAGTGCTGGGCCAGTGCGGGGATATATCAGGTCGGGAGGGAGAACTACTCCTATGGCTGGTGAGTTCGCTTGGCCCCCATCCCTGGCATCTGTTTGGAAAATAATCTGTTCCCCCATTCTGTCAGTTTTATGGAGACAGTTGGAGGCTTCCTGTTGGCCAGCTCTGTTAGGTAAGTCTGTCTTATTCTACAGTGCAATTATTTctgcataaaaacaaacaaacaaacaaacaaacaagcaaaaactagGTCATAGTTTCTAAAAAGCACAGCGAGTAAACAAATAGAGGCCTGATATTCTCTTTGCAACTCCTACTGTCTCAGTTTGTTCTGCACGGGCAGTGGCAGTGGCTTGTATTGTCAGCTTGACGGCATTGATGATTGTCTAGGGGACAGGCTGAAAGCCATGGCTGTGGGAGTTCCTAGCCCAGGTTAACTGAAAAGGGAACCCACCCCCACCATAAACGTGGACAGCAGCATCCAGGGTCCTGGATGACATGAGCAGAAAGCAACCTTAATGCCAGAATTTGTCTCTATCCTTCACACCGTGAGACAAAACAAGTGCTTCTCTCCTTGAGCTGCATTTGCCAAGTACCCCCAACagcaagagaaaaggaacagacaGAAGCGGAAGGCGGCTGTCCTGTACTGGGCCTCCTGTTTCTAATCACTGGATGCTCACTTGGTTAACAATCTGTCTGGGGAGCTGCAGGACCACACAGCTCTCTACCCCAGAGTCCTCTCTGCCATACATCTCTGCCCATCCAGCTAGAAACAGGCAGAAACATACCGGGCTGTGGTGTTCTAAGTGTGAAACATATCTTCATATGTTGGACTTGGAGATAATTTGTCAGCTAAAAAGGTATCTCAGTGACAAAGTGAGAATttaaagcagtgattctcaacctgtgggtcttgatGTGTTTTGGGGTCAAACAGCTTTTTTATAAaggttgtatatcagatattcacattatgatCTACaatagcagcaaaattacagttaggaagtagcaacacaaaaataaatttatggttgggggtctcCACCACATGAGGAGCCGTATTAAAGGGTTGGAGCATTAGGAGGATTGGGAATCGTGCTTTAGAGGGATGAGGAATGGCATCAGAATCTCCACCTTTATAACGTCTGGAACAACGACCAGAAAACAAGGTTCAGGGGAATACCTTTCAGTAAGTCTGTTTTTAAGACTTCATATGTCTGtgctctttctttttcctgtaaGCAACTGGCGCCAAAGTAATCCCATCCTAAGTGGAACGTTCACAGAGCCACTATGAGACTTGTCCCCAACCAAACTCCCACGCTATTCTGGGGAGACCTGTCCCGCGCAGAGGGGCTGGtggcttcctcccctcctccctggcaTTGCTGACGCCACTGTCTTAATGTCAAGAGAAGGATGTCATGGGGAGAGGCAGAGTCCACAGTGGGCAAGTCTAGCTCTCTTCCTGCATAGTCTGTCAACAGAGAACCCCAACATGCAAAACGATAGGATGACCCCCCAAGAGTACTGAGGGCGGTGAAGAGCAGTGTCAGGTCTGTGAGGCAGTCCACAAACTGCCTCAGACCTGCGGCCTCATGATCTGCAGCCACCGGAAGGAGGTGCACATTCACTGTTATGTTCCAAAGCCTCAGAAGAGAATCACTAGGGATGGAGATTCTAGGATGAAAAAAATCACCTCAGACACAAGAGCAGCAACAAGTCTGTGCTGTGAATGAATGCTCTGTAGAGGGAGAGCTAGACCCTTACAGACTTGAGACTGCACCTCAGATAAAGCCCTTATGTTGCTTTTCCAGATCTGTGACATAGGCATTAGATCACTAGAGTCAGGGGGAAAAAAGCCTTTGTAGCAGCAGGTCTGCACACAATTTAGTGTTTGATTAACTGAACCTACTTTCTATGTATTTAAAACACTTAGtacaggctggtgagatggctcagcgattaagagcaccgactgctcttcagaagatccagagttcaaatcctagcacccacatggtagctcacaaccacccggaccgagatccaatgccctcttctagagtgtctgaagacagctacagcgcacttgcatataataaataagtaaatctttaaaaaaaaaaaaagattgattttgaaaaaaaaaaataagacacttAGTACTTATTGAGTAATTTTCAAATTAGGACACTTCTTTCTActtgtaaaataaaattgtttaccTCTGTAACTAAgtataaagatttcttttttcttttttgcttttaggttttttgttttgttttgttttgcttttttcagaCAAAGTCTTAAATATTTCAGGGTAGCCTTTAAGTTCAGTCCCTTTAAGCGTACTAGGCCTGACCCTGCTGCTGCCACCTCCCAAATATTACAATTGTGAGTATCATCACACCTAGCTAAGATATTAAATCTTAACTTccatatacttaaaaaaaatagggAGGGAGAGCCCTGTATATCAGTCTACAGCCTATAAGTTGTAAGAACATCAACTTCAATAAATTAGACAATTCTCAGACTAATCTCCCGCAAATGCTTTTCAAACATCTTTTTTAGTTAGTCTGATTCCAAATTAAAATCTGATTACACAAATGCTATTTTTCCCCTGTCCAATCATTTCAGAAGAGATGATTGTACTATATAAGAAGTGTCTGGGAAAATGCAGTGTCTTGCCTGACACCATCTTAAACTGgcactaccccacccccacccccccacccccacccccacccccaagagttTTAATTGATTACAATTGATGAACGTATAAGTGTAACTGAGAACAACTTACATCTGCTGGAATATGTAGCTCTTCTTCTGTGTATTTATAAAGCACCTGAATCAAATCTTTTGGAAAATATCCGAAACTCTGTTCAACCTATGTGAAAAAATGGGCAAAATGAAAAATGTCACTCAAGTTCTGTGTGAGAAATACAAAGGACGGCCTTTAGCAGTGACAGGAAATACTTAGAGAGACGAGgtataaacaagagaaaaagacatTTGCTGTTAATAATTAAGCTGCAATGACTGTgccaataaaaattaatattgttaaaccAACAGTTCTCTCATGTTCTCTGAGCCACAGACACGTTCTTTGTTCTATCGCTATGTATAACGTTAACATAACACTAGCATTAGAAGTAATCAGAGATCCGAACAAGAGAAGCGTCCTGCACACTGTGTGGTTAAGACCTGACAGAGGAAAGCTACTGGAAACACAGTCAAGTGATCTCTGGCAAGAATCTCCATGAGCACTTGATCGCATTGCTTCTCAACCACATCTAACAAGTTTTCCTTAACTCCATTTACAGCAGCCACGGAAATCGGGGGAAGCAAACGAGACTTCTCAAATGTGTGCGGCTACAACAAACAATACCTATTGATACCATGTGCTGTTGTAGCTTTCCCCAAAAACAGCATTCAGAAGtattggggcgggggggggggggacattaaataaaattatgacaGAATGAATGCTTACCTACTTCTTGGGCTTTGGTTCCACgaaaaataaatgtacagaaaTAACCCCAGTCTTTCTTAGCACTCATAACTAAAACACataaaatgtgcatgtgtgcacaggagCTCCATCGGAAACTGCCCTTCACTGGCCACAGTCTGGAAGGCAGCATTCCCAACTAGTGAAGACACAGACTGATAGACTGATAGGCAAGTCCAGCTTATCACTAATTCTAAAATATCCCCATTCACTAGAGTGCCGGGCCTATCCCAAAACCACCTGGAGGCCAGCTAATACTAGAACAAAGCCCCAAAGATTAGATAAGAAAGGGTTTTAAAAGCTAAGAGCCTGGCAGATAAACCTTGAGACTCTAGGAAACCAACAGAGACAACAGAATGAGAATTAAGATACTCAGTCATTCTGAAAACTCAGGATGAGTGTTAATTGTGGAGAGAGTTGAGGTCCTGAAATGAGAGGAGACTGAGCGGAAACACATTTTCCTTCTGGAGGAGAATTCTACTGAGGTCTGTTGTAGAGACGTGAAGAAATCCAGAGATACGAGAGAAAGGGACGGGTGCCCCTCCTTAATCTGTCAACCAAGGACTACAGTTCACAGAAAACTCCAGGACCAGACTGGGCGccacccttttctctgtctcaggGAGCTCCAGGCCCTCACAGAGGGAATTCTTATGTCTGATCTGGCTTCTGTGTATCACCCCTGCCAAGGCACTGCTGACTTGATTTGGGGGTGGAGAGGGCAGCGTCTGCCTTAGGAGGGCTAAAGCCACTGCTGCCTAAGCTACTTGGAGAACAAGTGTAATTAAGTGCTATACTGCCCTGTAAAGAAACACTCAAAAAGAAGGCAGCTAAGACATGTGGTTTTCTTCATCTTGATAGTGAGCTGAGACACCAGCTGGCAGACAAGCAAGGCAGTGAAATGACTGTCATAGGAGCTGGGCAAATAGACCCACCCAAGCGTGAACAGAGCCACCAGCAAAGATCACTTTCCAGCTGGATGCTGAAGGCAGGGTTTCTTAAGGTGTCAAGTCTTGGTTTGATATGAAGCACTACACcaatggtgcatgcctgtaatcccagtatgaGGGAGGTGGAGATAGGACgatcagaagctcaaggctaACACAGTAAGAACTGTGACCCAGAAGGAACAATATGACTAGAGGTGGAGAGGAAAACATAAAGCCAGCTTATTTAGCCAAATGACCTGTGAACAAATGTAACACAAGCACATGGGAAGCAGCCCCAGAGCCGAGACTATCCAGACACTCACCTGGGAACCATGAGGAAACAGCACAGAC includes the following:
- the Mia3 gene encoding transport and Golgi organization protein 1 homolog isoform X3, which produces MAAAPGLLFWLFELGALWWVPGQPDLSPGRRFSDLKVCGDAECSMLMYRGKALEDFTGPDCRFVNFKKGDDVYVYYKLAGGSPEVWAGSVEQSFGYFPKDLIQVLYKYTEEELHIPADETDFVCFEGGRDDFNSYNVEELLGSLELEHSVPEESEKAEEVSQHREKSPEGSREPELDPPPEPKAVRADSEGGEGAFSESTEELQGQSSAQENHPHANSPAANAQGVQSSSDTFEEILHDKLKVPGSENRTGNSSPVLVEQKTDAYKVLKTEMSLDLKTKFGSTADALVSDDEATRLVTSLEDGFDEELDAEYYPMEDDEEENTDSSEEVPLLTFSDKDEKAPQKPMIEKYLTDKDQNLSEEDKVEPTPPPGIRDDSKDVLTPWGDTSFSVVTGREGKTGVVDLDRSIEEEEEVLVSPSHQRKPRSTAGYTDREDEGDDIFIEEPKTNDAKDSETDPELVITGEEKEIQESRRGLVHPQAESEGAKSETVSAYRLQSSKPNPLPAAETGKDFTLKAVFEKKENDLKEPVIHISKETLHEDKTREIQRDDLESQSVHRAAGSSVTESNKPKALGVAPLRGNKPDVSTGRTEVPDISVRGPKADQQEGFLEPGLKTQNQPRSSPPEETGLLRELGEKVPISGRNLSWQQERDIAAVVSKHADEKAGFPEGESREDPADVEPPQAVQRTQEAESPDVLSVRPGRPDAEEEDDSPPEGLLEDENAASAQQSRENYPSAHDGSSEMNSQVFEKVILGTLNLNTEKTKQAANMILETGKKSETTFEEAGGMGKESGHSVEVGGEESHLADVRAQRPSQVHSLRDETVPQTPGSGEAVLSKNSNDLQQDNPEEELVNTLGLEDPGGEEISEGEPEDTKERGISGSQGTDAEDLGDDRSQRATHEIPDIVLKTIREDLPIINSFFKDDQQSLYRFLKYFEVRDLEGLLQDMSIKLRSAHRDSLPYNVEKVLDKVFRASESLILSMAEKMLDARVTKNRDLGSKENSLLEEAEVLDDIQDLIYFVRYQYSGVETAPLVTPSPLEEGWAGPGEEEMQPPQQDSLPQENTGDLNVQEDPDPLDQPVTSVKHLEDPDALDQPVTEYTSASEVSQKPNTEKDLDLGPIMEGGPVRVGDVQEQLETIAEEPAAVPPLGSAFDSLYSFILYLSKMLIATLPDNVQPGPDFYGLPWQPVIITAVLGIVSFAIFSWRTILVVKSRVYQVTEKQISEKLENIKKENAELTQKLSSYEQKIKESKKYIQETKKQNMILSDEAVKYKDKIKVLEETNVSLGDKAKSLRLQLESEREQNIKNQDLILENKKSIEKLKDVISMNASELSEVQIALNEAKLSEENVKSECHRVQEENARLKKKKEQLQQQIEEWSKSHAELTEQIKSFEKSQKDLEVALTHKDDNISALTNCITQLNRLECELESEDPNKGGNESDELANGETGGDRSEKIKNRIKQMMDVSRTQTAVSIVEEDLKLLQLKLRASMSTKCNLEDQIKKLEDDRSSLQTAKAGLEDECKTLRQKVEILNELYQQKEMALQKKLSQEEYERQDREQRLTAADEKVVLAAEEVKTYKRRIEEMEEELQKTERSFKNQIAAHEKKAHDNWLKARAAERAMAEEKREAANLRHKLLEMTQKMAMRQDEPVIVKPMPGRPNTQNPPRRGLLSQNGSFGPSPVSGGECSPPLPAEPPGRPLSATLSRRDTPRSDFGSLDRHLPRPRWPSEASGKHSTSDPGPAPVVNSSSRSSSPAKAMDEGKQTVPQEPEGSSVSSMAPLAGHPVAVNTAPKVPPPFPGVPLMAGPVPPPIRYGPPPQLCGPFGPRPLPPPFVPGMRPPLGIREYAPGVLPGKRDLPVDPREFLPGHTPFRPPGSLGPREFFIPGTRLPPPTHGPQEYLLPPPPTVRDSLPSGPREEAQPASPSSVQDRSQASKPTP